The Chryseobacterium sp. LJ668 genome segment ATTGCACCATTACTATTTGATGTTATAAAGCTTTTTTTCAGTTTTGTACCGTCTGCTCTGTATAAATAACTTAAACTTTTATTGTAATTATCTATTTTAAGCTGATAAGGAAGATTGAGATAGTTATAACGAATATCATCAATCTTTTTATCCGGCATACTGGTCAGATTCCCGTTTGCGTCATATCCGTTAGTATTATTACCTCCTTCGTAACCGGTAGGGTTTCCAGTACCATCATTAATACGGGTAAGCATATTTCCTTCGTAATAATAATCCAGATTATCGACCAGCTCTGCCGAATTGCCGTAAAATGAGGGTGCTGTTCTCCATAAATGAGTAAGATTTCCATTCAAATCATACTGTACTTGTTCATTGAAAAAACCATTGGTAGGTACCGCAGAGTCGGGTGTAGAGAATGAGGCCTCTGTAAGGCGGTTTAGAGGATCATAATTATATTCATATCTTCTTAAGGTACTTTCTTCTCCCGGTGTTATGCTTTTCTTCCAGTCTACTGATGTAATGTTGCCATTATATCTTCCCCCAGTAGATGCAGGATTGACATATTTCATTTCATACCCGAAGAGTTTATCGTTTAAATTCGCAGGATCATTAATTTTGGTCATCCATCCGCGGATGTTGTACGCATAATCAACACTTTGAAGTCCGCTTCCCAGACTCGTTCCGCCGACCTTCTTGTTTTTCAGCTGCGAAAGCTCGTTGTATTCATTTTGAGTAAGGTATTCTACCGGATTGTTGTCTACCTGATGCTTGTGAGTGAGTAATCTGTTCTGATGATCGTAGGTGAAATTTTCAGTAATTACTTTTTCTGCATCACTGTCCAATCTTTTATGTCTGGTGATTGCCTGCTGCGGTACCCCTGCAAAATCCAGCTCAGATTCCGTTTTGGTATAGCCTCCTAAATGATTGATAGAATGGCTTCCGATCACCCTTCCTTTGGTGTCGTACCAGGTGTAGTTTTTGGTCCATTTATCGTCTTCGATGTTTTTGACATAAGATGCTGTAGGTAAGCTTTTGGTACTGATATTTGAGTTTTGGGCATCCTGAGAAAGTACGTTCTGGCCTAAAACCTGAGTTGGCATTGCAGGGCTTCCTGTGGGATAGGTGTCGTAGTAGTTGACAGATAATACGGTTTCTATATCAAGAAAGTAACTATTCGTGTAATAAATCTGCATTCCATTCTTAGTAAAACCTGTGGGATGTTTTGATTCGGTAATCACCAATCCTCCTGCCTGGCTCTGCATGCCTGCTCTGCTTCCGCCTGCAATAATGCCTGTGTAAATTACCCTGCCAAACTGGTCATATTTCGTGATGAGCCATTTGCTATTTTGCTGCATATTAGCATCCTGGGTCATGATCAAACGGTCTGCTTTATCATACACCATATATTCCCAGCCTTTTCCGGGAAGCTTTTTTTCGGCAAGCCTGCTGTTTCCGTCATACCGGTACTGGTAGCAGAGATTATCTAATGTTGTTGCATCAACAGCGTTTGCTGCAACCGCCAAAGGCGGCATTACATAAGCTAACTGATTGTATTCATTATAAACATAATAGGTGTCGGTATTTTCTGTGGCAGAAAGAACTTTTCTTACCAAAATGGTTTGTCCCTGTCCATTTTTGAACTCAACTGTTTTGTTGCCGTCTTCATCGGTAACGGTATTTTTATAAAGTTGGGAAGTACCATACGTTCCACTTTGAGTAAGAACCGATTTGGTAGTTCCGTTTTCCCACGTTGTAGAGGTGGTATATTTTATGACTTCCCCGGTAATATTTGCATCATAATCAAATTTCACGGGTTTGGTATTCCAGTCATTTCCCACCTGCTTCTGCTCAAAAACCCGGTCTAATGGTGAGTTTTCCAAAAGCTTTTCTGCATAGATCTTTTCCGTTCCGTATGGTGTATTTGGGGCATTTGCCAAAGGGTTTGAATAAATTCCACCGTTTTGTGTTCCGGTCTGCGGAACAGGAAGGTAATCTTTTACCTGTCTTCCGAAACCATCATATTCGATATGCGAAATGACATCTTTTTCTAGTGGTGATGCTTTGACATTTACCACCTGCTTGGGTCTGCCGAGACCGTCAAGATACTGAACGGTCTGAATCTGTTTGGCAGTGGAACTTGATGTGGTGACAGGCTCAAGATAAACTCTTGTCTGCACGTAGTTTTCAGTATTGGTTGTCTGTGCATAGGATAGACCGGCTACAAATAGCATACTGATGGGGATTAATATTTTTTTCATGTTGTGTTTAGTTTTTGTAGTTGTATTTGAATTCTTTCAGGATCTTTCCTGCCGCATCATTCTCTCTGATTTCTTTGAGTCTGTTGGCAGAATCGTAAATATAGACTTCCCTGATTCCGGAGGGTGGCGTAATGCTCGTTACACCAATCAATGGATCGTAGGTGTAGGTTGTAATCTGGTAATCTGAGAAGAGTGAGTCTTTCCTGATATTATCAAGTGCTGTAAGAAGTGCAGGTTCGTTTGCGGGATTGGATGCATCCAGATTAGATGCCTGTATTGCAAGATTAATTAAAGCATTTGAAAAATTCCTCGATCCAACTATTTTTACTATTGGTAAGGATTGATTATAACCCCAAATAATTGCAGTCCAGACACCATCTTTTGTAGTGTATTGTAGTAGATTGCCTTTATTATCGTATTGATCATAGGTCACTTCTGTTGACATCGTACCGTTTAAAACATTGAAAGACAGTGAAGAACTTGGCAACACATTAGTCGCATGATCATATTTTATTTCTGTCTTGGAAATTGTTTTTCCAGGATCTGAGAGATTCTGTTTTTTAATAACGGTAGTTTCCAAAGGAATTCCTATCATGTTAGCATTCATCAGCTTCTGATTACCTTTCTCAAAAGCATACGCATAGGATGTTTCATGAACAGATTGATCAGCAAGAGTTGTTATCTGTTTTGTGAGTTGGTTCTGCGGATTTAAATACTCATTTTTTATATTTGTGATAATTTTAATATTTGGATCATTAGAATTGGGAAAATCGGTAATTGTTGTTTCAGACAATAAAGCTTCATCTATGCTTGTCGGGTAATACGTAATAAATTTATTCTTAATCTCAAAAGGATCTCCAAATGGTGAAGGGTAAATATCAGTTCCTAGAATATTATAGACTTTCCTGTCTTCATTAAAACTGTATGTATTTTCAATGATCTTATTATAAACGATATTATTATTATGAATTTTAAATAATTTATCACTGAGTAATTTTCCGTCAACATTTGGAAAAGAAAATAAACGATAGAATTTTTTTCCGACAGATTGTGTTAATAAAGATAAAATACCATCGTTTCCAAGAATCTGCCGATCATCTGCACCTAGCTGATAAAAATCTGGTGAAAATAATGTGAAATCTTCATTTCTCGGTTTTACATAATATCTTTTTTCTTCACCGCCTTTTTCAAATTGATCTCCTCCGAAGCTGATGGTTATATCTGAATACATAGGATCATTGAAATTGAAATAGTTTGGTTCAGTCAAATTCCCTGATGGATAATTATATCCTAATGAACTTACATTAGGAGTTGATTTAAGGTTTTCAACCACCGTAGAAGAGCCTGGGTAACTATCAGTAGGATGGTCATAGCATCCGGAAGAGGTTTGTGCATTAGGTAATCTTGTTTGTAGAAGAAAATGAGTCTTAAAGTTAGGAATTAAAATAGTATTGTTCTTTTTTATATTGGGTATATCTAGAAAATTAGTATAATACATTCTTTTAATGTTTACAACGTTATTTTCTGAAATATCATATTGTTTTTTTAATCGAATTCCGGGTCCATTTTGAATATCGAGTTTTTTATACTTTATAGTTACGTGCCCCTCACAATTACTACAAACATTATTTTTAATTTTATATCTAAACTTATATTTTTTAGTACGATCGAGCGTAAATTCATCCTCTGCTTTGGTAGAATAGCCAGGAGTTATCTTACTCACTCCTAGGCTTTTATAATAAATAACCTGATTTAAATCATTAAGAATTTCAAGTTCAGCCATTGCTTTTAATGGAGGAGAAGTTGAAACATCATTAGATCTGAGATGAAGTGAAATTTGAGCTATTCCATTAAAAAATTCATACGGAAATAGTTCTTTATTATCAATATCAACATAGCTTATAGGGTCACCCATCAGCTGGTTACCGATATTTAAATGAAACTCTTCATCTTTAGGTGCTTCACTGATAGGTTCGTATTCAAATATTGTTTTTCCCTTTGTAGGATAAGTTATGGATTTTAATGTTCCATATTTTGCCAATTCAAAGACAGGTCTGCGATCAGCAAAATTATTATATGCAGGATTACTAGTTCCCTCAAATAAATTTATATTGGGAATAAGCGTATTTATACTATTGCTTTGATCATTGTAATATCCAAGATAATCAATAGATTTAGATAATCGAGCGGGCATTTCTAAAGGTTGGTCATACTCTAGTGTATATTCTTGCTTTAGAGTTAATGTATTTAGATGGCTTTCATAAAATTTTACTTGGGTTAAAAAGTATCTTTGCAGGACATTGTTATTTAAATTGTCTATATAATTAAAAGTATATTTTTTTAGTAAATTATTATTGACATTTATGTTAATATTACTTAGTTTATTATATAAAATATGGTCATTTGAATACTCAAATGAAATGATTTTATCTTCTGAAATAATACTTTTTATTCTTTTCGGATCTGAAATTTTTAAAAGACTGTTGTTCTGTTGAATTCCACCAACTGGTAGGGGATGTCCACCACAAGCTGGCTCCGAAATTATGACAATATCTGAATTATAATTTTGTTGTATTCCTGTAACTATTTGACGTGTAGTTCCTGTTTCATATTCAAAATTAACAATCTGATCAGTACCGGTACTGGTTATATCTTTCAAATAAAAACTAGTTACACCCGCTGTTGAAGGGTCATCTTTGTTTAATGTTTTTTCAGTAAATCCGGTACTTCCAAAATGATATATAATTCCTTCGTTTGTAGTAATTTTGAATTCATAATTTTGGCTAAATGACCCTATAACTTCTACTTTACAATTATTGTCTTTAGTCAGTATTACTGGTTGAAAATTTCCATCTAAATAAAAGCTTCCGGAATAATGACCGATAGTAAAGTTGAAAATATCTACCTCATGATCATTATATTGTAATACATATGCTCCCCAAGTCTGAGGATTGGATAGAGTTATATATGGAAGCAGATTAAATAAATTGTGTACTACTTTTTCATCAGCAATATCATTTATAGTCCTTGTAATTATTCCTCCGGTATTTAAAATCCAATTTATGCCGGTACTGTTAGGTATCTCGTTTACTTTCACTCCAGCTTTAGTATATTTCAATTCTAAATCTAGAGGAATATTGCCATTTTTAAGTGAAAATAATGGAATATTAACCATAGGTTCTCCCCTAAAATCGTTGATTTCGGTATTTCCGAATTGCGATTTATAAAATGATTCCGGTGATGGAGGGATTACGTCATATGGTGCATCGGTATTGTTGGCTTGTCCAAAAATAATTAAGCTTGTAAAGCTTGTAAAAATTAATAGTATTTTTCATCATGTTTTTATTTTTTAATCAGTTTAGCATTCGCAGTCTCATTCGTATCCGTTTTTATCGTCACCAGATACGCCCCCTGAATCAGATTCTGCGTATTAATCTTGGTCACTTTATTCTTAGTTTTCAGGCTCTGCAGCTGTCTTCCGCCCATGTCGTAAATGGTAATGTCTGCTTCCTTAAAGTCAAAGCCGATTTCTACATAACAGTAATCAGAAACAGGATTCGGATAAATCTTGATGTCCTGCTTTTCAATCAGCTGATCCAGCTGTTTGTCTCCCAGCTTTACGATCTTCCAGTTCTCCTTTCCTAGTTCTTCGGCGCTCGTTCCTGCCAGAATAATCGAACCGTCTCTGTTGAGTTTGATATCCGATAACCTTTCTTCTCTTTTTCTCGATTCTCCTTTTACATGCTTTCTCCACTGCTCATTTCCATCCTGGTTCAGGTACAGCATCCAGAAAGTTTCATCATCAGTTTCAATTCTTCCTTCTGCCTGAGTGTAACCACCAAGTAAAATACCCTGAGTTAAATCTTTATTCTTTGCTCTTTCATCTTTCCTCTGAATCACATTCATCCCATCAGAATATCCCGGTTCTTGAAATTGTAGGATTTCTGCCATTGTTCATCCCCTTTTTCATTTAATGAAATCAGCCAGATATCGGTTCCTTCTTCAATGCCTGCTGTTTTGTTTCCTGATCTTTCGGATCTTGATTCACCGCCAACAATATATCCTGTAGAAGTCATCGCTAAAGTTCTCAGATGGTCATCTCCTTTTCCTCCGAAATTCTTCTCCCATTCTACTTTTCCGTCTTTGTTGAGCTTGATGATCCAGTAATCGCCTTCACCGAAGTTTTCCGTTTTCTTTGATCCGCCGGTATTGCTTCGAGAATAAATTCCCAGCAAAGCTCCGCCGTCAATGGTTGGAATCATCTTTTCCACTTCATCCAGACCTTTTCCGCCTAAAATAATCTGTGACAGTTCTTTTCCGTTTTTATCCAGTCTTGAGATCAGCACATCTTTTGATCCGTAACCTTTCGGTGCATTTTGCACATTTCCGGCCACGAAAAATCCGAAATCTGTGGTCTGAATGACTGCTTTCGCCTCTTCATCCTGAGCCGAACCCAGTGTTTTCTGCCACAGCTCATCTCCAAATTCATTAATCCGGATCAGCCAGATATCAGATCCGCCTTTAGCATCATCTTTTTTGTCTGAGCTTTTGCCTGAATAGGATGTCCCTGCTAAAAGAAATCCGCCTTCCTGCGTGGCAACCGTTGCCGAAAGAAAATCATGGTTCTGACCCGAGAAATATTTTTCCCAGACTTCTTCACCCTGCTGGTTGAGCTTCACCAAATGAAAGTCGTAGCCGTTGTTTTGTTTGTTTTCTGAAGTGAGTTTTTTTGCCTGAATGGAACTTCCTGTGATAAGATACTGTTGATCGATGGTTGTAGTAACCTGTGAAAGAAAATCCTGCGTGGAAGATTTGATGTCTTTCTGCCATACTACTTCCTGAGCGCACCATACAGCAGCAGTGCATATCAAAAATGCACCCGTGTAGAGTTTTTTCATCATTATGTATTTTTATGGTTTGTTATTAATTTTTTGCGAATTTATCTTTTTTTTAATATATACTACAATAGTTTTAACTAAATGTAATACGATGTAATTATTTAATGCAAAGCTAAATGGGTAATGCGACAGAACGTGACGTGTTCGAAAAGGTTAACTTATTAACAACCTCGAAATATTTAAATAAACAATCGAATACTGTCACAATAAGACATCATCTATTGGAATCACTTTCTCCGGGAAGTCTGTATCGCCCACAAATTCTTTGATATCAGTTTCGATTGTTCGGCAAATGGTATTTAAAGGTACATCATTGATGCTGTTATCAAAAGGATTTTCACTAAATTCTCCTATCTGCTCCATGGTGTAAAATACCCAGGAAATAAGCAGCGAAAAAGGTACCGTAAGCCAAACGCCATAGGTTCCCATTTTTGCCATTTCATTGACCAATCCAAATGGCAAAAGAAAAATAAACAGCATCACAAATATTCTACTGAAAACGCTAAATTGTCGGTATAATGGTGTGTTTTTAATTCTTTCACATCCCCCCTGATAATTGAGTAGTTCCACGATCTGTTTTACCAGATCACTGTGTTCATATTCATCAATTACAGAAGTTTTCTTCAGACGTCCCAGCTCGTGAATCTGCTTTTTTAAGATATGGTTAGCAATATTACTCCGAGATTGCATCATTTCGTAATATTCCATTTTTCCAATATCGGAAAATATTTTTTTCACACCGGCATCGAATTGTTCCAGTTCATTTTTTTCACTAAGAAATGTCTGGTGCAAATTATCCTTGCTCGTTGCCCAAGGAATGGTTTTGCGTAACTGAAGCCTAAGAATATTTACCCATCCTAAATGCCTGTATAAAAACTCTCTTTGAATTTCTTTATCCGGAACCACTGCAATGAACATTATCGCAAAGCTACGGCTTGTATTGGTGATGCCTCCCCACAATTTCCTGGCTTCCCAAAGACGATCATAAGCCTGATTATTTTTAAATCCTACGTAAAAAGCGACCGCTGTACCAATGGTAGCAATGGGTATAAAAGATATGCCTATCCATTTCCAGCCTATGACTTGATATAATATACAAACTGCTACAGAAGTGAGCAGTGTTCTAAACAGATTTTTGCGCGCAAAATGCCAAAGTAATGAAAACTTAAATTCTTTTCCTACATACATAATTAATTGTGTTTTTAATCTTATTTAAAGAATATAAATATATCCCGCTCAAAAATAAATAAATAATTTTTAATTTTTTTATTTTCTGAGAATTTGATTATTTTAAATGTATTAGTAGCTTTAATTTTTACTCAATAGCTTTGATTACTGAATATGGAATAATAAATTTCGGACATAGAAAAGGTTAGCCCAAAGCTAACCTTATATAATTACATGATTGAGTAATAATACTTTTATAAAGACTTCATATCAATCACGAAACGGTATCTCACATCGCTTTTCAGCATTCTTTCATACGCTTCGTTAATTTCCTGCATTTTTATCATTTCAATTTCAGAGACAATATTATGTTCACCACAAAAATCAAGCATTTCCTGAGTTTCGGCAATTCCGCCGATGACAGACCCTGCTACAGATTTTCTTCCAAGAATCATCGGGACAGTATTTAAAATATTTTCTAAACCACCTAAGTATCCAACCAAAACATGCGTTCCATTGATATTGAGTGTTGAAATATATGGATTCACATCATGGTCGTAAGGAACAGTGTCAATAATGACATCAAATTTACCTTTTACTGATTTCATTTGCTCCTCATCTGTAGAAATCACAACGTGATCTGCTCCTAATTGTTTTGCATCGTCAGATTTTCCCGGAGTTCTCGAGAATAATGTTACTTCAGCTCCCAAACCTTTTGCAAGCTTGATTGCCATGTGTCCTAAACCACCTAAACCAACAACGGCAACTTTAGAATTTGGCCCAACATTCCAGTGTTTCAGAGGCGACCAAGTGGTAATTCCTGCGCAAAGAAGTGGTGCAACTGCAGCCAGATCCAGGTTTTCAGGTATTCTCAAAACGTGATCGGCATCTACAACCACTTTTTCAGAATATCCGCCAAAAGTATGACCTCCCAAATGCTCATCTGTACCATTGTAAGTTCCTGTAAATCCTGTCAGGCAATATTGCTCAAGGTTTTGTTTGCAGCTTTCGCAGGTTCCGCAAGAATCTACAATA includes the following:
- a CDS encoding bestrophin family protein, which produces MYVGKEFKFSLLWHFARKNLFRTLLTSVAVCILYQVIGWKWIGISFIPIATIGTAVAFYVGFKNNQAYDRLWEARKLWGGITNTSRSFAIMFIAVVPDKEIQREFLYRHLGWVNILRLQLRKTIPWATSKDNLHQTFLSEKNELEQFDAGVKKIFSDIGKMEYYEMMQSRSNIANHILKKQIHELGRLKKTSVIDEYEHSDLVKQIVELLNYQGGCERIKNTPLYRQFSVFSRIFVMLFIFLLPFGLVNEMAKMGTYGVWLTVPFSLLISWVFYTMEQIGEFSENPFDNSINDVPLNTICRTIETDIKEFVGDTDFPEKVIPIDDVLL
- a CDS encoding DUF6443 domain-containing protein; the protein is MKKILIPISMLFVAGLSYAQTTNTENYVQTRVYLEPVTTSSSTAKQIQTVQYLDGLGRPKQVVNVKASPLEKDVISHIEYDGFGRQVKDYLPVPQTGTQNGGIYSNPLANAPNTPYGTEKIYAEKLLENSPLDRVFEQKQVGNDWNTKPVKFDYDANITGEVIKYTTSTTWENGTTKSVLTQSGTYGTSQLYKNTVTDEDGNKTVEFKNGQGQTILVRKVLSATENTDTYYVYNEYNQLAYVMPPLAVAANAVDATTLDNLCYQYRYDGNSRLAEKKLPGKGWEYMVYDKADRLIMTQDANMQQNSKWLITKYDQFGRVIYTGIIAGGSRAGMQSQAGGLVITESKHPTGFTKNGMQIYYTNSYFLDIETVLSVNYYDTYPTGSPAMPTQVLGQNVLSQDAQNSNISTKSLPTASYVKNIEDDKWTKNYTWYDTKGRVIGSHSINHLGGYTKTESELDFAGVPQQAITRHKRLDSDAEKVITENFTYDHQNRLLTHKHQVDNNPVEYLTQNEYNELSQLKNKKVGGTSLGSGLQSVDYAYNIRGWMTKINDPANLNDKLFGYEMKYVNPASTGGRYNGNITSVDWKKSITPGEESTLRRYEYNYDPLNRLTEASFSTPDSAVPTNGFFNEQVQYDLNGNLTHLWRTAPSFYGNSAELVDNLDYYYEGNMLTRINDGTGNPTGYEGGNNTNGYDANGNLTSMPDKKIDDIRYNYLNLPYQLKIDNYNKSLSYLYRADGTKLKKSFITSNSNGAMYSSSTEYLDGFHYASSTGDELWWAWYKETGEAYEPEAFINMIHGSSYNSVLKFLPTSEGFYDFENNEYIYQYKDHLGNVRVSYKNGIDNKLTVTDSNDYYPFGMNFIRNPEAEAYFGTGSYKNYKYNGKELQETGMYDYGARFYMPDIGRWGVHDPLSSTTLDPYGYAYNNPINIIDPTGMSGTDWVKRGSQVFFDASVKSQADAVGTYGANAQHLGEGSTLTTSVGGEVSSQYTFHDNGTVSDSSGNTLATGSDVTTAGGTTIMGSTNSMFSEGTHSLFAGSSSQNPLEQYRSHRDNPNYNSGESKMDRIFRLMNSSHIEQMRDVSSGFAAGGYGRITSTTLFRAVSPAELGDISASGGLRVSSAGYETGKLFTNSASNASQFGKWLYNWDQTPMTIIRVQVPNSVMKSATNFTADGLPATSIPANQLRAIKSIEALKYSPVAK
- a CDS encoding NAD(P)-dependent alcohol dehydrogenase, with the protein product MNTYSVKAYGTESKEADLKQMNIERRQTTTKDVEIEILFCGVCHSDLHTARNDWGGTKYPAVPGHEIVGRITKVGSEVSQFKVGDLAGVGCIVDSCGTCESCKQNLEQYCLTGFTGTYNGTDEHLGGHTFGGYSEKVVVDADHVLRIPENLDLAAVAPLLCAGITTWSPLKHWNVGPNSKVAVVGLGGLGHMAIKLAKGLGAEVTLFSRTPGKSDDAKQLGADHVVISTDEEQMKSVKGKFDVIIDTVPYDHDVNPYISTLNINGTHVLVGYLGGLENILNTVPMILGRKSVAGSVIGGIAETQEMLDFCGEHNIVSEIEMIKMQEINEAYERMLKSDVRYRFVIDMKSL
- a CDS encoding T9SS type A sorting domain-containing protein encodes the protein MAEILQFQEPGYSDGMNVIQRKDERAKNKDLTQGILLGGYTQAEGRIETDDETFWMLYLNQDGNEQWRKHVKGESRKREERLSDIKLNRDGSIILAGTSAEELGKENWKIVKLGDKQLDQLIEKQDIKIYPNPVSDYCYVEIGFDFKEADITIYDMGGRQLQSLKTKNKVTKINTQNLIQGAYLVTIKTDTNETANAKLIKK